A window of the Lactuca sativa cultivar Salinas chromosome 5, Lsat_Salinas_v11, whole genome shotgun sequence genome harbors these coding sequences:
- the LOC111881846 gene encoding probable sucrose-phosphate synthase 1, protein MAGNDWINSYLEAILDVGPGLDDAKSSLLLRERGRFSPTRYFVDNVIGFDETDLHRSWVKAQATRSPQERNTRLENMCWRIWNLARQKKQLESEVAQRMTKRRLERERGRKEAVADMSEDLSEGEKGDTITDASAHGDNSNRGRLPRISSTDAMEAWANQQKGKKLYLVLISLHGLIRGENMELGRDSDTGGQVKYVVELARALASMPGVYRVDLLTRQVASSEVDWSYGEPTEMLSPHNSNNLTDEIGESSGAYIIRIPFGPKDKYIPKESLWPHIPEFVDGALSHIIQMSKVLGEQVGGGHPVWPVAIHGHYADAGDSAALLSGALNVPMLFTGHSLGRDKLEQLLRQGRLSKDEINDTYKIMRRIEAEELTVDASEVVITSTRQEIEEQWRLYNGFDPVLERKLRARIRRNVSCYGRFMPRMVVIPPGMEFNHIIPHDGDMDADMETTEDRQASPDPPIWTEIMRFFTNPRKPMILALARPDPKKNLITLVKAFGECRPLRELANLTLIMGNRDNIDEMSNTSASMLLSIIKMIDKYDLYGQVAYPKHHKQSEVPDIYRLAAKTKGVFINPAFIEPFGLTLIEAAAHGLPMVATKNGGPVDIHRVLDNGLLVDPHDEKSVADALLKLVADKQLWSKCRSNGLRNIHLFSWTEHCKTYLSRIASCKPRQPGWLKNGNDNDDDDDDENSEAESPSDSLRDMQDISLNLKFSMDNYEDQKGKIENAVMSYSKGVMKGEKTDQGKFPALRRRKGIFVIAVDGDDIGVIFENVKKVFEAVEKERTEGSIGFILATSLQMAQVHSFMVSKGLNSSDFDAFICNSGADLYYTSSHSEDNPFVFDLYYHSHIEYRWGGEGLRKTLLRWASSFVDKNKNGEHVVMEDEAVSTDYCYAFNVHNPTLVPPAKELRKMMRIQALRCHVIYCQNGKKINVIPVLASRSQALRYLYLRWGMELSKVVVFIGESGDTDYEGFLGGVHKSVILKGVSTNNSNLLHANRIYPLSDVIPKDSPNVIQTPQDFTSADIRTMLGNLGVLKG, encoded by the exons ATGGCGGGAAACGATTGGATAAACAGTTACTTGGAGGCGATACTGGATGTCGGACCTGGACTTGACGATGCTAAATCCTCGCTGCTCCTCCGTGAGAGAGGCCGTTTTAGTCCGACTCGCTATTTCGTTGATAACGTTATCGGCTTTGATGAAACCGATCTCCATCGCTCTTGGGTTAAG GCACAAGCGACGAGGAGTCCTCAAGAGAGGAACACTAGGCTTGAGAATATGTGTTGGAGGATCTGGAATTTGGCTCGACAGAAAAAACAG CTTGAGAGCGAGGTAGCCCAAAGAATGACCAAACGTCGCCTTGAGCGTGAACGTGGTCGCAAAGAAGCTGTGGCTGATATGTCAGAAGACTTATCAGAAGGGGAGAAAGGAGACACCATCACTGATGCTTCTGCTCATGGTGATAACAGCAACAGAGGCCGTTTACCTAGAATCAGCTCTACAGATGCTATGGAGGCATGGGCTAATCAACAAAAGGGGAAAAAACTTTACCTTGTACTCATAAG TCTTCATGGTCTTATACGTGGTGAAAACATGGAGCTAGGGCGTGATTCTGATACAGGTGGTCAAGTAAAGTATGTGGTTGAACTCGCAAGGGCTTTAGCTTCAATGCCAGGTGTCTATCGAGTGGATTTGCTGACTAGGCAAGTAGCATCATCTGAAGTAGACTGGAGTTATGGTGAACCAACAGAAATGCTATCACCACACAATTCAAATAACTTAACAGATGAAATAGGCGAAAGTAGTGGCGCGTATATAATCCGTATTCCATTCGGACCAAAAGACAAATATATCCCTAAAGAATCCCTATGGCCTCACATACCCGAATTTGTTGATGGAGCACTTAGTCACATCATCCAAATGTCAAAAGTTTTGGGGGAGCAAGTAGGTGGGGGCCACCCTGTGTGGCCTGTAGCAATCCATGGTCATTATGCAGATGCAGGTGATTCAGCTGCTCTTTTGTCTGGTGCCCTAAATGTGCCTATGCTTTTTACTGGTCATTCTTTAGGGAGAGATAAGTTGGAGCAACTTTTGAGACAAGGGAGATTGTCTAAAGATGAAATAAATGATACGTATAAGATAATGAGAAGGATTGAGGCTGAAGAATTGACTGTTGATGCTTCTGAGGTTGTTATAACTAGTACAAGACAGGAGattgaagaacaatggaggttgtATAATGGGTTTGACCCTGTTCTTGAAAGGAAGCTTAGGGCTAGGATTAGAAGGAATGTGAGCTGTTATGGAAGATTCATGCCTCGTATGGTT GTGATTCCACCTGGAATGGAATTCAATCATATTATCCCACACGATGGTGACATGGATGCTGACATGGAAACAACAGAAGATCGCCAAGCTTCTCCGGACCCGCCTATCTGGACAGAG ATAATGCGATTCTTTACAAACCCAAGAAAGCCTATGATACTTGCACTTGCTAGGCCAGACCCAAAAAAGAACCTTATAACTTTGGTCAAAGCATTTGGGGAATGTCGCCCGTTACGCGAGCTTGCAAATCTT ACGTTAATAATGGGTAACCGAGATAACATTGATGAGATGTCAAACACTAGTGCTTCCATGCTTCTTTCCATTATTAAAATGATTGATAAATATGATCTTTATGGTCAAGTGGCATACCCTAAACATCATAAGCAAAGTGAGGTCCCTGATATCTATCGTTTAGCAGCAAAAACAAAG GGTGTTTTTATTAATCCGGCTTTTATAGAGCCATTTGGACTCACATTAATTGAG GCTGCAGCTCATGGGCTACCAATGGTTGCCACAAAAAATGGAGGCCCTGTGGATATACACCGT GTACTTGACAATGGTTTACTTGTCGATCCCCACGATGAAAAATCCGTTGCTGACGCGTTACTAAAACTTGTAGCAGACAaacaactttggtcaaagtgcaGGTCAAACGGGTTAAGAAACATCCATTTATTTTCATGGACTGAACACTGCAAAACTTATCTTTCAAGAATTGCAAGTTGCAAACCAAGGCAACCTGGGTGGCTAAAAAATGGCAacgataatgatgatgatgatgatgatgaaaattCAGAAGCCGAATCACCAAGTGATTCTTTAAGAGACATGCAAGACATTTCTCTAAATCTAAAGTTTTCAATGGATAACTATGAAGATCAAAAGGGTAAAATAGAGAACGCAGTCATGTCGTATTCAAAGGGTGTCATGAAAGGAGAAAAAACCGACCAAGGGAAGTTCCCGGCGTTACGAAGGCGtaagggtatttttgtaattGCGGTCGATGGTGATGACATTGGTGTTATTTTTGAAAATGTTAAGAAGGTTTTTGAGGCAGTGGAGAAGGAGAGGACGGAAGGTTCTATTGGGTTTATATTGGCTACATCGTTACAGATGGCGCAAGTTCATTCGTTTATGGTTTCGAAAGGGTTAAATTCGTCCGATTTTGACGCGTTTATTTGTAATAGTGGAGCCGATCTTTATTACACATCTTCTCATAGTGAAGATAATCcgtttgtgtttgatttgtattatCATTCGCATATTGAGTATAGGTGGGGTGGTGAAGGGCTTAGGAAGACTTTGCTTAGATGGGCGTCTTCTTTTGTtgacaaaaataaaaatggtGAACATGTTGTTATGGAAGATGAAGCGGTTTCAACCGATTATTGTTACGCTTTCAATGTTCACAATCCCACACTC GTTCCTCCGGCGAAGGAACTTCGGAAGATGATGAGGATTCAAGCTCTTCGTTGTCATGTTATTTATTGCCAAAACGGGAAGAAGATAAATGTTATCCCGGTATTGGCGTCTCGTTCACAAGCCCTCAG GTATTTGTATCTACGATGGGGAATGGAGTTATCGAAGGTGGTGGTTTTTATTGGAGAAAGTGGCGACACCGATTACGAAGGGTTTCTTGGTGGTGTTCATAAGTCGGTTATATTGAAGGGAGTTAGTACCAATAATAGCAACCTACTTCATGCCAACAGAATCTACCCTCTTTCTGACGTCATCCCCAAAGACAGCCCTAACGTTATTCAGACACCCCAAGATTTTACCAGTGCCGACATCCGCACAATGTTGGGAAACCTAGGAGTTCTCAAAGGATaa